In Microbacterium sp. No. 7, the genomic window GATGCGGGTTGCGGGCGGTCATGATGACGTGGGCGCCCGCCTCGGCGAGCTGCAGGCAGGCGAAGAAGCCCAGACCGGCGTTCGATCCGGTCACCAGGTATCTCCGGCCGCTCAGGTCGGGGAGCGCCTGTGGATTCCCGTCAGTGTCGCCCACGTATCGAGACTATGCCCGGAGGCTAGGCTGGGGCCATGCGGACACGCGCCGACATCGAGTGCTGGCTCACCGACATGGACGGGGTCCTCGTCCACGACAACCGCCCCGTGCCCGGGGCGGCCGCCCTGCTCGCGCAGTGGAGGGATGCCGGCATCCCCTTTCTCGTGCTAACGAACAACCCGATCTTCACGCCGCGCGACCTCAGCGCCCGGCTCGCGCGGTCGGGGCTCGACGTGCCCGAGGAGCGCATCTGGACGTCGGCGCTCGCGACCGCCGAGTTCCTGCGGTCGCAGCAGCCGGGCGGCACCGCCTTCGTGATCGGCGAGGCGGGCCTCACGACCGCGCTGCACGAGGCCGGGTACATCATGACCGAGACGCAGCCCGACTACGTCGTCGTGGGCGAGACGCGGCAGTACTCGTTCGAGGCGATCACGCAGGCCATCCGCTTCATCGACGCGGGCGCGCGGTTCATCATCACGAACCCGGATGCCACGGGGCCCACCCCCGCGGGCGTCGTGCCCGCGACGGGCTCGTTCGCGGCGCTCATCACGCACGCCACGGGCAAGCAGCCCTACGTGGTCGGCAAGCCGAACCCGATGATGTTCCGCTCGGCGATGAACCGCATCGGCGCGCACTCCGAGAACACCGGCATGATCGGCGACCGCATGGACACCGACATCATCGCCGGCATCGAGGCCGGTCTGCACACGGTGCTGGTGCGCACCGGCATCTCGGACGACGCCGAGGTGGCCCGCTATCCGTTCCGTCCCGACGAGATCCTCGACTCGGTCGCCGACCTGCTGAGCGACGAGCCGGAGATGTCGGAGTTTCCCGAGCTGCTGTGAGGGGGTGCGTATGAACGAGTTCGAACAGAACCTGCTGTTCGCCGCGGTCACGCTCATGCTCGTCACGACGCTCGTCGTGTTCGTCGTGCAGTACGTGCGGGGCCGAGGCCGCGGGGACGACGACTGATGTCGCTCGTGCTCGTGCTCTCGGCGCTCGCGATCCTGCTGCTCGTGCTCGTGCTGTTCGTGCGCGGCCGCCGCGACGCGCCGCAGGGCACGCCCCTGCCGAACGGCCGCTCGCTCGTCATCCTGACGTTCGTGGGGCTGCTGCTCGCGCTGGCCTCCCAGCTCCCCATGTTCGCGTAGCGGTCGCCGGCGGATGCCGGATCCGCGCGCGACGGATGCCGGTGCGCCCAGGGCGCGACGGGTCAGGGCGTGACGGGTCAGGGCGCGACGAGGCGTCCGGCGCCGATGAGCGGGCCGTCGTCGCCGAGGGCGGTGGGCACGACGCGCACCCGACGCACGAAGTCGAGGGCGGCGTGCGCGCGCAGCGATGCGCCCACGCGGTCGACGTAGTCGGGCGTGACGCGCGAGAACCCGCCGCCGATCGCGACGACCTCGACGTCCAGCAGCACGCAGGCGTCGGCGAGGGCGGCGCCGACCGCGACGGCGGAGCGCTCGATCGCGGCGCGCGCGACGGCGTCGCCGACCGCGGCGGCCCGGCCCAGCGCCACGCCGTCGGCGCCGCTCCATCCCTGCGCCCGCGCCCACGCGACGCTCGCGGGGCCGGAGGCGACCTCCTCGAGCGTCGGCGCCGGGTCGGCCGCGTGCGCCTCGCCGGGCGGCATCCCGCCGGCGCGCAGCTGCCCGATGTGTCCCGCGTTGCCCGAGGCGCCCTCGACGAGCCGCCCGTCGACGACGTATCCGCCGCCGATGCCGGTCGAGACGACGATCGACAGCGAGGCCCGCGCGGTGCGCGCGGCGCCGAGCCACGACTCGGCGAGCGCGAGGCATCCGGCGTCGTGCCCGACCGCCACGGCCGGGGCGGCGCCCGCGGCCCCCCGGCCGGCCACGGTCTCGCCGACGGCACGATGCAGACCGGTCACGGCCTCGCCGACCGCACGATGCAGGTCGAGCCCGTGCAGCCCGGGCATGTTGACCGGCCGGATCGTGCCCGCTGCGCCGTCGAACGGCCCGGGGCTGCCGACGCCGACGCCCCGCACGTGCGTTCCGGCGGGGAGGGCGCGGAGCGTGCCGCCGATCGCATCGGTCAGCGCCGCGCGCAGCCCGTCGGGCGTGATGCCGGGACCCGTCGGCCGGCGCTCGCGCGAGCCGGGCAGCACCGCGCCCTCGTGCGTGACCAGCGCCGTCTCCAGCTTGGTCCCGCCCAGATCCACCGCGATCGCGACGCTCGTCATGCCCCCATCATCCCGCGGCACGGGCTCCCGCGGGCACGGGCTACTGCGGGGCGAGCCCGAGGTCGTCGAGGTCGATCGCGGCGAGCCACTGCAGGCCCGCGGCCTCGACGGCGGCCTGGGCGCCCGTGCGCCGGTCGACGATCACGGCGACCGCGACGGGCTCGGCGCCCTCGCGGCGGAGCGCCTCGACGGCCTTGAGCGCCGACTGTCCGGTCGTCGAGGTGTCCTCCACGACGACGACGCGCTTGCCGGCGACGTCGGCGCCCTCGATCTGGCGGCCGCGGCCGTGGTCCTTCGGCTCCTTGCGCACGACGAACGCGTCGAGCGGCCGGCCCGCGTGCACCGACTCGTGCATCACCGCGTTCGCGATGGGGTCGGCGCCGAGGGTGAGACCGCCGACCGCGACGACGCCGTCGACGTCGCGGACGAGGTCGAGCATGATGCGCCCGATCGCGGGGGCGGCGCGGTGGTCGAGCGTGAGCTTGCGCATGTCGACGTAGTACGTCGCCTTCTTTCCGCTGGAGAGCGTGAAGTCGCCGTGGAACACCGCCTCCTCCTTGATGAGGGCGATGAGCGCCTGGCGGTCGGCTTCGAGGGCGGGCGTGGAGGCTGCGGTCACGCCTCCGAGTGTACGGCGCTCGCGCGCGTATCTTTCGCCGCCGGATGCTGCAGACCGCCGCCACGCGCGAAAGAATCAAGGATTTTCACGTTCGCATACAAGATTCCCCGGCTTTCCTTTTCGATGTCGTCAGATTGCCGATAATCAACCGCCGTCGGCCCTAGAGTCGAAGCTTGTCTGCGCGGAAGCAGGCACGCAGGACATCCAAGGAGCATCTATGGCCCGCATCGGTATCGTCACCGAGCAACCGAACGAGCAGCGCGTCGCGGCGTCCCCCCTGACCGTGTCGAAGATCATCGCGCTCGGCTACGACGTGATCGTCGAGTCGGGCGCGGGCGCGGGCTCGTCGTTCCCCGACAGCGCCTATGCCGACGCCGGGGCGACCGTCGTCGACCGCGCCACGGCGTGGGGCGCCGACGTCGTGCTGAAGATCAACGCGCCCGTCGACGAGGAGATCGCGCTGCTGTCGCCCGGCACCACGCTGGTCGGCCTGCTGAGCCCGGCGCTGCGCCCCGAGCTGCTGCAGGCGCTGTCGGCGCGCGGTGTCACGGCCCTCGCGATGGACGCGGTCCCCCGCATCTCGCGCGCGCAGTCGATGGACGTGCTCAGCTCGATGGCCAACATCGCCGGCTACCGCGCCGTCGTCGAGGCCGCGCACGAGTTCGGCCGGTTCTTCACCGGCCAGGTCACGGCCGCGGGCAAGGTGCCGCCGGCGAAGGTGCTCGTCGCGGGCGCCGGCGTCGCGGGCCTCGCCGCGATCGGCGCGGCGTCGAGCCTCGGCGCGATCGTGCGCGCGACCGACCCGCGCCCCGAGGTCGCCGACCAGGTGAAGTCGATCGGCGGCGAGTACCTCGAGGTCGTCGTGCCCGACGAGCAGAAGGAGGTCTCCTCCGACGGCTACGCGAAGGCGACGAGCGAGGCGTACGACCGCCGCGCCGCCGAGATCTACTCGGAGCAGGCCGCCGACGTCGACATCGTCATCACCACCGCGCAGATCCCCGGCCGCGCCGCGCCGCGCCTGCTCACGGCCGCCGACGTCGCGAGCATGAAGCCCGGCAGCGTCGTCGTCGACATGGCCGCCGGCACCGGCGGCAACGTCGAGGGCTCCGTCGCGGGCGAGCGCGTCGTCACCGAGAACGGCGTCATCATCCTCGGCTACACCGACCTGGCCGGGCGCCTGCCCGCCCAGGCCTCGCAGCTGTACGGCACCAACCTGCTGAACCTGCTGAAGCTCGTCACGCCGGGCAAGGACGGCGCGATCGCGCTCGACTTCGACGACGTCGTGCAGCGCGCGGTCACGGTCGTGCGCGAGGGCGAGGTCACCTGGCCGCCGCCGCCCGTGCAGGTGTCGGCCGCACCCGCCGCGAAGCCCGCGGCCGCGGTGCCCGCCAAGGCCGAGAAGAAGAAGATGTCGAAGGGGGCCCGCACGGGCCTGCTGATCGCCGGCTTCGCGGCGCTCTTCCTCGTCAGCGCCTTCGCCCCCGCCCCCCTCCCGCAGCACTTCTTCGTGCTGATGCTGTCGGTGGTCATCGGCTTCTACGTCATCGGCAACGTCGCGCACGCGCTGCACACGCCGCTGATGAGCGTGACCAACGCCATCTCGGGCATCATCGTCGTCGGCGCGATCAGCCAGCTGGCGCTCGACAGCCTCACCGTGCAGATCCTCGCCGGGGTCGCGGTGCTGGTCGCGAGCATCAACATCTTCGGAGGGTTCGCGGTGACCCGCCGAATGCTCGCCATGTTCTCGAAGGGAGAGAACCGATGACCGCCGCCGAGATCGCGTCGAGCGTCGCGACAGCCGCCTACATCGTCGCGGCCCTGCTGTTCATCCTGAGTCTCGCGGGCCTCAGCAAGCACGAGACCTCCCGCGGGGGCATCGTGTACGGCATCATCGGCATGGCGCTCGCCCTCGGCGCCACCGTGTGGCTCACGCTCGTCGGCGCCTGGGGCGGCTCACAGGCCACCACGGGTCTCGTGATCCTGGTCGTCGCCCTCGTGATCGGCGCCGCGATCGGCCTCTGGCGCGCGCGCGTGGTGGAGATGACCGGGATGCCCGAGCTCATCGCCCTGCTGCACTCCTTCGTCGGCCTCGCCGCGGTGATCGTCGGCTGGAACGGCTACCTCGGCCACCCGCACATCTCCGAGGAGCTCGCCGGCATCCACAACGCCGAGGTGTTCATCGGCATCTTCATCGGCGGCGTGACGTTCACCGGCTCGATCGTCGCCTACCTCAAGCTGTCGGCGAAGATCTCGTCGAAGCCGCTCATGCTGCCGGGCAAGAACTTCCTCAACATCCTGGCGCTCGTGCTGTTCCTCGCCCTCACGGTGTGGTTCGTGATCGACCAGCGGCTGTGGCTGCTCATCGCCGTGACGATCCTCTCGTTCCTGCTGGGCTGGCACCTCGTGGCATCCATCGGCGGCGGCGACATGCCCGTCGTCGTGTCGATGCTCAACAGCTACTCGGGCTGGGCGGCCG contains:
- a CDS encoding Re/Si-specific NAD(P)(+) transhydrogenase subunit alpha — translated: MARIGIVTEQPNEQRVAASPLTVSKIIALGYDVIVESGAGAGSSFPDSAYADAGATVVDRATAWGADVVLKINAPVDEEIALLSPGTTLVGLLSPALRPELLQALSARGVTALAMDAVPRISRAQSMDVLSSMANIAGYRAVVEAAHEFGRFFTGQVTAAGKVPPAKVLVAGAGVAGLAAIGAASSLGAIVRATDPRPEVADQVKSIGGEYLEVVVPDEQKEVSSDGYAKATSEAYDRRAAEIYSEQAADVDIVITTAQIPGRAAPRLLTAADVASMKPGSVVVDMAAGTGGNVEGSVAGERVVTENGVIILGYTDLAGRLPAQASQLYGTNLLNLLKLVTPGKDGAIALDFDDVVQRAVTVVREGEVTWPPPPVQVSAAPAAKPAAAVPAKAEKKKMSKGARTGLLIAGFAALFLVSAFAPAPLPQHFFVLMLSVVIGFYVIGNVAHALHTPLMSVTNAISGIIVVGAISQLALDSLTVQILAGVAVLVASINIFGGFAVTRRMLAMFSKGENR
- a CDS encoding ROK family protein codes for the protein MTSVAIAVDLGGTKLETALVTHEGAVLPGSRERRPTGPGITPDGLRAALTDAIGGTLRALPAGTHVRGVGVGSPGPFDGAAGTIRPVNMPGLHGLDLHRAVGEAVTGLHRAVGETVAGRGAAGAAPAVAVGHDAGCLALAESWLGAARTARASLSIVVSTGIGGGYVVDGRLVEGASGNAGHIGQLRAGGMPPGEAHAADPAPTLEEVASGPASVAWARAQGWSGADGVALGRAAAVGDAVARAAIERSAVAVGAALADACVLLDVEVVAIGGGFSRVTPDYVDRVGASLRAHAALDFVRRVRVVPTALGDDGPLIGAGRLVAP
- a CDS encoding HAD-IIA family hydrolase gives rise to the protein MRTRADIECWLTDMDGVLVHDNRPVPGAAALLAQWRDAGIPFLVLTNNPIFTPRDLSARLARSGLDVPEERIWTSALATAEFLRSQQPGGTAFVIGEAGLTTALHEAGYIMTETQPDYVVVGETRQYSFEAITQAIRFIDAGARFIITNPDATGPTPAGVVPATGSFAALITHATGKQPYVVGKPNPMMFRSAMNRIGAHSENTGMIGDRMDTDIIAGIEAGLHTVLVRTGISDDAEVARYPFRPDEILDSVADLLSDEPEMSEFPELL
- the pyrE gene encoding orotate phosphoribosyltransferase is translated as MTAASTPALEADRQALIALIKEEAVFHGDFTLSSGKKATYYVDMRKLTLDHRAAPAIGRIMLDLVRDVDGVVAVGGLTLGADPIANAVMHESVHAGRPLDAFVVRKEPKDHGRGRQIEGADVAGKRVVVVEDTSTTGQSALKAVEALRREGAEPVAVAVIVDRRTGAQAAVEAAGLQWLAAIDLDDLGLAPQ